The genome window CTTATTACTAACTTGTCCTCATTTTGATAAGATACTTTTAGCCCTGAGCAATTTGCCACTGCAGATAACTTATAATGGTAATAAGGGTTTCTAATTTTACCTAATGCTTTATTAAATACATAATTGAATAGTTCGTGTGGATCATGTGAGGTCATGTTAATTGGTATTTTAAATTTTATCTCAATGTAATCTTCACTATAATTGACTGAAATGTTATTCCTAGTTAAGAGAAACGAAATTGGTAATGGCAAAATTGCTGGGATTGCTATAAGATAATCTGCGTATTTTGGAATTATGTTTATAAACAAATAATAGGTAGTAGCTAAGGTAACAGGTAGGCCTATCATCACATACTTAATTACTTCTTTTAGATCCCCATATTTTCTACTCATAATAAATGATGTAATACTAGTTCCTATTATCGGTGGTATTGCTGATATTATTGATATTAGTGTATCTCTTCTAGTCACATGTACTATTACTACTTATAGCTTAAAAAGATAAATATTGCACAACATCATATTCTTTGAGGGTTTCTACTTATGGAGACCATAGTTCTAAGAGAAGAAACTCCAATAGGGTGGGTAATATTAAATAGACCAGATAAGTTAAATTCAATTAATTTAAAGATGATAGAGGAAATTGAAAGTGCATTAAGGGAAATTATTAATAATGATAAAATTAAGGTTATTATATTTACGGGTTCTGGAAAAGCTTTTTCAGCCGGCGCTGATATCTCTCAGTTTAAAGAATTGGATCCAGTTAAAGCGTGGGAATTTGCTACAAAAGGAAGAGAATTAATGGACTATATAGAGAAGTATCCTAAGCCCACTATAGCGATGATAAATGGATATGCGTTAGGTGGAGGTTTAGAACTGGCATTGAGCTGTGATCTTAGAATTGCTTCCCAAAGTGCGGAACTAGGATTCCCGGAAATCAACCTGGGAATCTATCCTGGCTTTGGCGGTACTCAGAGATTAGTTAGACTAATTGGAAAAGGGAGGGCTTTGGAAATTATCATGTTAGGTGATAGAATAAAAGCGGATTATGCGGAGAAAATTGGTCTAGTAAATAGAGTAGTAGAGCCTTCCTCGCTTGAAAAAGAGGTAAGAGAACTAGCTTTAAAACTTGCTGAAAAACCACAAACGGCTATAAAACTAATTAAGACTGTGGTGAATTACGGTAATGATGCTCCAATAATGAGTGGTTTAACATTGGAGAGCCTTGGATGGGGTATTGCATTTGCTACAGAGGACGAGAAGAAGAGAGTTGACGAGTTCCTTTCAAAGAGGTCTAAATAAATACTGGTTCAAATCTTTCCTTGAATGCATGTCTAGACAACTTTCCTTTTATAGGTAACTTATATCCACAGAACTTACATCTCATATCCTCAGTTAGATGCCATTCCAGAATATCAAAACTATATCTTCTTATTACTAAATTACCACAGTTTGGACAATATGTATTTTCATATGGATGTCCAGGAACATTTCCTATATAAACAAATTTGAAACCTAGTTCCTTTGCTAATCTATAGTGTCTCTCCAAGGTTTCAATTGGAGTCCACGGTAAGTAATTTAGCTTATAATCAGGGTGGAATCTTAAGAAATGGATTGGTATGTTTGGACCTAATTGATCGTATAATTTAGATAAAAGATTCTTTGCAGCTTCAATATCATCACCTATTTGTGGTATTATTAAATCTGTAATCTCCACGTGAATCCCCATTTTCAATAATTCGCTAGCAGTTTCAATAATAGGTTCTGCAGATGTAGCACCA of Sulfolobus sp. E5-1-F contains these proteins:
- a CDS encoding enoyl-CoA hydratase/isomerase family protein, which produces METIVLREETPIGWVILNRPDKLNSINLKMIEEIESALREIINNDKIKVIIFTGSGKAFSAGADISQFKELDPVKAWEFATKGRELMDYIEKYPKPTIAMINGYALGGGLELALSCDLRIASQSAELGFPEINLGIYPGFGGTQRLVRLIGKGRALEIIMLGDRIKADYAEKIGLVNRVVEPSSLEKEVRELALKLAEKPQTAIKLIKTVVNYGNDAPIMSGLTLESLGWGIAFATEDEKKRVDEFLSKRSK